From the genome of Rhodopirellula bahusiensis:
GCTTTTGGCTGGCAAAGGTTGCGTTCGCCCAGTGAGCACTGGTTCCCAAACGCACAAAATGCTTGACATCGGCGTGCTGCACCACCACGTTAGGTGAGGGCAGCGCAACCAGCGATAAGCCCCTCCCAACCAGCGATAAGTCCGAGACTGCGAACCTGAGACGGGACAACGCAACCGGTGAGAACACCCTTCCATCCAACTTATCTCCGGACCAACCGGGGATAATCACATCGTTACCCAACCGAGACCATTGCGTTTATCACATCTGCTGACCTTTACGACGGCTACTATTCTGCTTGGCTGGTTTGCGTTCGTGACAATGCAATACGCTCAACATCGAATTCGTGTGAAAGGCATTGCTCATCAGCTGCAGATGGATGACCGCGTCTTTCATATCCTCCCTGGATCTCTCAATCCGCCGACCGCAATTGCCGGCGAAGAACGCTTGCTTGTGGTCGGCGAATCTGACAACGACTTTCTTCTCTGCAGCATTGTCCGCAGTTCGCAATACACTGATTTCCGGGGACAATGGAAACTCGACGTCTGCTTTCGCCCCGACTTGCAACCAGAGCATCCCCGACTTGCGGTATGGGAATCGTTGGATCACTTCCCGACTGAAACAGATTTGACGCGGTTTCGATCCGACGCGTTACGAAAGCCGTGGGTCAAATGGGACTGCCCCCAGGGGTCGAATCCAGAAAATGGTGGGTAACCATGACATCCACACGGAGCGGTGGTGGAGACCTGCTTCGCTTTCCAATCACACCGGCTTCCACCGCCCGGTGATGTCCGTCGTTATCCGACAAAGATCACATGAATCCATACGAGCCTGCTGAACTCTCGCATGAACACGTCGGTCAAGTCGCGCCGCACAAGCGGCCCCCGATCGCCACCGTTACCGCGTTGGCTAGCATCGCTTTCGCAGTTTTTGTCCTAGCGTCTTCTTGCTTTGATTCGGCCGCCTGGTTCTTGCGTGCTCGGTTTGGTGATGAGTTTCCGGTGCCCATACTCTTGCCCGCGATCGCACTTGCGACTTGGCTGTTTAGGCCCACTTCCCGGAACCTTGCATACGCTTCACTATCGCTGTTCGTCGTTGCCGCAATTCATTACTTTCAGCTTTCGGCATACACCCATGTGTGGGAAACCGTTGATACCGTCTACAACAGCGCTCACGATCGACTCCATTCATCATTCTGGTGGTGCGTTTTTCCGTTTGCCGTTGCGGGTGTACTACTCGCTTTTACGTCCTTCCGATTGACTTTGGCTACCGCAGAATTCCGAAATCGCGGATAACCAACGCGTGCACGCGGAGGCCCGTTGGTCACTTTTTACGAATGGATACTCAACACACGGGCCCCGGTGACGCGGGCCGTTCCCCGACTGAATGCCAATGATCGCACTCGGCTACATGGCGAAACGTATCGTCGAGCGTCCCGATTGGCTGGGCGTACCAACGGTCCGCGACGTCTACGCCGTGTCAGACTGCATCTCACCGGACTTTGCGGACTACATAACTTTTTGGGAGCACAACGGCTTCTGGTTCTTCGACCGGCCTTCCAACATTACTAGGCTTTGTACGCAGCACGGCATCTCGTTGGATGACCTTACCTTCGTGTATTACGAGGCCCATCCGCAGCAATTCGACAACGACGATCACACCTGGCGGGACTTCGGACCTGAACTGGACATCAAGACGGATATTTTGCCAGCAACCGCATCGACACTGCTCGGATATGACATCGTCTGTTACTCGATGCAGAACTCGCCCGAATGCTCACCGTTGTCGTGCAACCACGTCGCGACTGACGTCCAAGTGAATTCGCACTGTCTTATCGACTCGCTTGACTACGCTATCCAATCTCTCGAAACTGGCATCTTTGACAACGCCGAGCCCGGCCCGATGCGGATTGTTGCCGTCCACTCGCTTCGTACGGGAGCGGACGGGGAACCATGACATGCACGAGAGCACGGCTTGCGACGCTTTTTGCTATGGATAGTCAACTCTCAGTGCCCCGTGATGTCTACCGTTCCGCGAATTGAGACGTTTGCGAACACATCAAGATTCACCATTCATTCCGCAGGTTGCCATCAATGCCGAAACACACCATTTCCATGTTTTCCGGATTGCTTGTTTTTGCAACCGTTCTTTGCTCGCCCACCGCTTACGCTGACGAGCCAACTACTGAGATCGATCCTCATCCAAGTGAGGGAGTCATTCGCTTCGAGTTTTCGGGATCGTACAACGTGGTCATCGACGGTGCGACCGTAGCGACGGGGCAGGGCACGACAACGGTCGAACTGAGCCAATCATTTGTGTACCAATTGTTTCATGATTTTCAGAAAACGCTTCAGGACTCGAACATTGTTGGGGACGACGTAGCCAATGGGATCTCGTCACTCCCGTCCACCATTCGTTCGGCGAACGAGACACTCAAATTGTTGTCGGATCCCGAAACGCAAGAAGCGCTCAGGCAGGTCGAGTCCATGCTTCGTTTGCTCCCAAAAACGACTGCCTCAAAGGAAGTGTCGACCGACTCTGATTCTGACCAAAATTGATCTGCCCGAGATCGAAGGGGACGGGGCCATTGCGATTTCTATTGGCTCACTTTTGCCCCGCTCCCTTTTGATTGCTCCACGTCATTTCCGATCGCCGATGAACATCCAAACGAATGATCGACGCAAACTCATTCTCATTGCCGCTGCCAGCTTCGCTTGCGGTTTTATGGCGTGTGGTTTGTTCTGGAAGGGTATTCCTCTGGCCGACCGTCACACCTTTCACGAGGTGACCGTTCAGTACACGATCGACGATGGTCTCGGTGGCGTGTCGACGTTCAGTGACCTGGAGGTTGAGTCGGCTGTCCTCGGCTCGGACTATCTCACCATCGCGCACGTTGACGGGCAAGTCGAAGTCATCCCCATCGAGCGAGTCGTCCGCTTCAGCTGCAAGCCCTGACCGGGCCGAGATAGAGCTGGTTGCTCCAATTCGGCTGAATGCGAGGTCGAGAATCATGAAAATTACGGGCGTGACCAAACGTGTCGGGGAACAATGCACTAATGAACAGCCCAGATACACATCCTGCCCGCTTGTTCCGCTTCTGACTAAAGTAGCTTTTGACTCGGACGAGCTAAGGCAGATAGCCAACTCTGTCCGATCGTGAATGCAGACCAACATGGCTACGCGAGCGAGAAACCGGAGCAGTGAACGACAAGAAAGACTACCCGGCACTTTTCAAGCCTGGATTGCATAGAAAGACGCTCAGTCAATTGCGCCACATCACGGTCGACAAGTTTCCTGAATCTCACCGGCGGCGTTCCATATTCGCGGCTGTTTGCGAGATTCACCGAACGCTAACCCATCACGGGATACCGTGTCGAATGTTTATTGACGGCTCATTTTCGACCGAAAAGCAAGAGCCTGGGGATGCGGACATCGTCTGTGAATTTCGCAACGATGACATCACGACGTTGCCACTCAATGCACGCCAAGTTTTGCAGTGGGCGTGTGCAGGTGAGCATCATTTGGATGACCGGTGTCACCTATTCGGATATGTGACGTACCCGAAGTCACATGCCCTTCATCAGCTCAGCAGGGGCTACCAAGACTACTGGATGGATTTCTTTAGCCATGGTCGTGACAGATCCCCCAAAGGACTTCCATTCATCGAAGTCAGCAACCGCTCGACAATACAATCTCGAGGAACTGGTGCAGCGTTGACATCGCATCCTAGGCTAGTTTCGACGTTTCCGCGATCATGGAGAGCAACATGAATGCAATCGACTCATGCAAACGCTCGCTAGCTAACGTCGACGCGAGGATTTCGGATGTTCGTCAAGCCATCAACAAGAATCCTGAAGAAGCCTGGAAGTTAGAACTCTCGCTTTCTTCGTTGCAAAGCCAAAGGAAACTACTTGAGAAAGAAATCGATGAACTGAGCTTACAGGCTGGACGGGAAGTGTGTTCCTATCGGATTGTCGACACGGATGCATTGCCAATTGCCAGTTTGGGAGAGTCGCTCGTTTCGTTTCAAGAAGTTTTCACAACGATCTACTCGGCAGCGAAGCAAGACAGTGAAAAACGCACACGGGTTCCTCACGCTCATGTCGCGGAATCGAAGCTTCTTTTCAATTACTCTTTCGCTGGATCGGTCGGGAT
Proteins encoded in this window:
- a CDS encoding DUF6932 family protein; the protein is MNDKKDYPALFKPGLHRKTLSQLRHITVDKFPESHRRRSIFAAVCEIHRTLTHHGIPCRMFIDGSFSTEKQEPGDADIVCEFRNDDITTLPLNARQVLQWACAGEHHLDDRCHLFGYVTYPKSHALHQLSRGYQDYWMDFFSHGRDRSPKGLPFIEVSNRSTIQSRGTGAALTSHPRLVSTFPRSWRAT